The Spirosoma foliorum genome has a window encoding:
- a CDS encoding MDR family MFS transporter, producing the protein MIQQTLHLYQRAYRGLSPSVWLLAGVMLINRCGTMVLPFMTLYLTQYLHFSVTNTGIVMAIYGAGAFVGTFLGGRLTDRFGFYYIQLVSLMFGGMALVLLQFVTNFYALCGSVFVFTLFGDAFRPANQAAIAHYSDPETRTRAFSLNRLAINLGWAVGGGLGGWLASINYSLLFWADGLTCLVASLVLWLYLPVPEIRDKTNPQLEPTRATDTDSISQSPYRDTVFVGFVVCAALYFMVFMQLFSIVPLFLKEVFRMSERLIGGLMALNGIIIVVVEMALVYSLEQQKRSKIKLIIAGVILTSISYVALTIPTNGLLSGLQVALLFILLGTLSEMMAMPFIQSFTVERSSPATRGQYLALYSMGGALAQTTAPAFGSVMVTNFGFSTHWLALAAISLVSAGGFWWLGRRLTYQ; encoded by the coding sequence ATGATTCAGCAAACGCTTCATCTTTATCAACGGGCTTACCGGGGCTTGTCGCCATCGGTATGGCTGCTGGCAGGAGTCATGCTCATTAATCGTTGCGGCACGATGGTCTTGCCGTTTATGACGCTTTATCTCACCCAATATCTCCACTTTTCGGTCACAAATACAGGCATTGTGATGGCCATTTATGGTGCCGGAGCCTTTGTTGGTACTTTCCTCGGTGGGCGCCTAACCGATCGATTTGGCTTTTACTACATCCAGCTAGTCAGCCTGATGTTTGGCGGCATGGCTTTAGTGTTGCTTCAATTTGTTACAAATTTTTACGCGCTCTGCGGCAGTGTATTCGTTTTCACGTTGTTTGGCGATGCGTTCCGACCCGCCAATCAGGCCGCTATTGCCCACTATTCGGACCCGGAAACCCGTACGCGTGCATTTTCCCTTAACCGACTGGCCATCAATCTCGGCTGGGCAGTTGGTGGCGGCCTGGGTGGCTGGTTAGCCAGTATCAATTACAGCCTCCTTTTCTGGGCCGATGGATTAACCTGTCTGGTAGCCAGTCTGGTATTATGGCTGTATTTGCCCGTTCCGGAAATTCGCGATAAGACCAACCCTCAATTGGAGCCAACACGCGCGACGGACACCGATTCAATCAGTCAATCGCCTTACCGCGATACCGTATTCGTTGGTTTCGTTGTCTGCGCTGCGCTGTATTTTATGGTATTCATGCAGCTATTTTCAATTGTGCCGCTGTTTTTGAAAGAAGTCTTCCGCATGAGCGAGCGTCTGATTGGCGGCTTAATGGCGCTCAACGGTATCATCATTGTGGTTGTTGAAATGGCGTTAGTGTATAGCCTTGAGCAGCAGAAACGGTCGAAAATTAAACTGATTATCGCGGGCGTTATCCTGACTTCGATTTCGTACGTCGCACTGACAATACCCACCAATGGTCTGCTCTCCGGCTTACAAGTCGCCCTGTTATTTATCCTTTTGGGTACGCTTAGCGAAATGATGGCTATGCCCTTTATCCAGTCGTTCACCGTTGAACGATCCAGTCCGGCAACCCGAGGTCAATACTTAGCCTTATATTCAATGGGTGGCGCGCTTGCTCAGACTACTGCTCCAGCCTTTGGGTCAGTGATGGTGACCAATTTTGGTTTCTCAACACACTGGTTAGCTCTGGCGGCTATTAGCCTAGTATCGGCAGGTGGGTTTTGGTGGCTGGGTAGAAGGCTAACATATCAATAA
- a CDS encoding TIGR02117 family protein — MLKSVYRLLKSIGALLLIVTILISTYLLSAYLFSRVSVNKKDSGTNDVSIYILTNGVHTDLVMPIKNNQIDWSDEIKFENTVSKDTLFQYVALGWGDKGFYLETPTWADLKFSTAFKAAFALGSTAIHATFYTTMIEGKDCVKIKLSKEQYIKLIHYIKSSFRLDANGHLINIKSHANYGINDTFYEATGSYSLFHTCNTWANNGLKSCEQLACLWTPFDTGIFYQYNQHK; from the coding sequence ATGTTAAAAAGTGTTTATAGGCTACTAAAATCTATTGGAGCTTTACTATTAATAGTTACGATTTTAATCAGTACATATTTACTTTCAGCTTATTTATTTTCAAGAGTTAGTGTCAATAAGAAGGATTCAGGTACAAATGATGTATCAATTTATATTCTTACAAATGGAGTGCATACAGACCTCGTAATGCCAATTAAAAATAATCAAATTGATTGGAGTGATGAGATAAAATTTGAGAATACAGTCAGCAAAGACACTTTATTCCAATATGTTGCTTTAGGCTGGGGCGATAAAGGATTTTATCTTGAAACGCCTACCTGGGCAGATTTAAAATTCAGTACAGCATTCAAAGCAGCTTTTGCATTAGGCTCCACAGCCATTCACGCAACTTTCTATACAACTATGATAGAAGGTAAAGATTGCGTAAAAATTAAGCTATCGAAAGAGCAATACATAAAACTTATCCATTACATAAAAAGCAGTTTTCGTTTAGATGCAAACGGACATCTGATTAACATAAAATCGCATGCTAATTATGGTATCAATGATACCTTTTATGAAGCGACTGGCAGTTACAGTTTATTCCATACATGCAATACATGGGCAAACAATGGACTAAAAAGCTGTGAGCAATTAGCTTGCCTATGGACACCTTTTGACACGGGTATTTTTTATCAATACAATCAACATAAATAA
- the yiaA gene encoding inner membrane protein YiaA, which yields MNQKPSAAFIGASWVALGVGMAGYLVGLWRSEMLLDEKGYYFTVLMYGLFSVVSVQKSVRDRLEGIPVTDIYYGLSWFSTILSITLLIVGLWNATLLPSEKGFYAFAFLLGLFGAIAVQKNTRDSQAIDRKDGPTN from the coding sequence ATGAATCAAAAACCATCCGCTGCATTTATTGGAGCTTCCTGGGTTGCTCTAGGAGTAGGTATGGCAGGGTACTTAGTTGGACTTTGGAGGTCTGAAATGCTTCTCGATGAAAAAGGCTACTATTTTACAGTATTGATGTATGGCCTTTTCTCGGTAGTATCAGTACAAAAAAGTGTTAGGGACCGATTAGAAGGAATACCAGTAACAGACATATACTACGGTCTTAGCTGGTTTTCAACAATTTTATCAATCACACTATTAATTGTTGGTCTGTGGAATGCAACTCTCTTACCAAGCGAAAAAGGGTTTTACGCCTTTGCTTTTCTATTGGGTTTATTTGGTGCAATAGCTGTTCAGAAAAACACCCGTGATAGTCAGGCTATTGATAGAAAAGATGGCCCTACGAATTAA